Genomic segment of Streptosporangium sp. NBC_01755:
CAGCTATGGGAGTGCCTGGCCAGTACACGGGGATCGCTGCCCTTCCTCCCGTACTTGGCCTACGACTACGATCGTGTCGGCTTTGTCCGGCGGGCTATGCTCTTCGGCTATGACTACCGGGACGGCATCGCGCCACTCACAGATTGGTGACCCGGTGCTCTCCTGAGCACCGTACGGGCTGGTACGGGCCCGCTGTTCGATCGAAAATCTTGCGCTGCCGCGCGGGCTCCGCCTCCGTCGTGTTGATCACAGGCTCTACACATCAACCACGACAGGAGAAGTCATGCCCACCAAGACTCTGCAGATTCCCACCACGGACGGCCAGGCCGACGCTTTCGCCGCCTTCCCCGACCATGGCGAGCGGCACCCAGGGGTGCTGATGTACGCGGACGGCTTCGGCATCCGACCTGTGCTGCGGGAGATGGCCCGCGAACTGGCCGGGCACGGGTACTGAGCTTCCCCCCGTAGCACGGCCACCTCACCTTCGGCATATGCGGATGCCGTATCTACGCAAAGCCGCACCCGACGTCCTGGCCACCGCCAAAGCCCAACGCTGGGACCCCGCCGAGGTCTTGCGGGTCCTACTGAACGAGGAGATCACCGGCCGGTCCGCCGCCTCCCGCCGCAACCGCCGCAAGAGCGCGGGGTTCCCCTCGGGGAAGACATTTTGCACCTGGAGCGAGGAGGAGTCCTCGATCCCCGCCCCGACTCAGTCCTCGCTCAAGACTCTGGAGTTCATCGGCCGGGCTGAGAACCTCGTCATCGCCGGCCCCAGCGGAACCGGAAAGTCCCACTATGTCGAGGCGCTCTCACACGCCGCGATCGAAGCGGACCTGCGGGTCGCGTGGTTCACCCTCGAAACACTCACCCAGACCATGGCCAGAGCCAAAGTCGACGGGTCCACGGCCCGAACCGTCGCCCGGATCTGCCGCTCAGACCTCATCGTGGTCGACGACATCGGGTTACTGCCCGCCGGGCAAGATGCCGCCGAGGCGTTCTATCGGATCGTCGATGCCGCCTACGAACGCCGCTCTATCGCGGTCACCAGCAACATCCATCCCAGCGGTTTTGACACGATCATGCCCAAGACCCTCGCCACCGCGACAGTCGACCGGCTCCTGCACCATGCCCACCTCGTTCAGACCAACGGCGACAGCCACCGTCTCGCCGAGGCCCTCTCCGGCCGCGGCGTCGTCCCGCTGACCTGACCACCCACCATAGATCAACTGGCCATCAGCCTGGAATTCCGCTGACCGTCAGCCCGGAGAACTACCGACCGCCCACCAAGACTACGGCGTGTCCGTTGACACGGTTGCTGCGTGAGGTGGCTCGGGCGCAGGCGTGGCGGACGCATCTGGCCGACCTGCAAGAACGGGCGAAGATCGACCCGCTTTCCGAGACGTCGGGCGGATCCCTCCCTAAACAGGAAATGGCGATGTCCTGATTAGGTGGCGAAATGAGCGCGCCAAAGCGATAGACAGGAACGCACGTCAACGACAGGTAGGAAGGAAGGTAGCGAGTGGCCTTCGATTTCGATGAGTTCATAGCGAAATTCACCTGGTTTCACTGGGGGCTGTTCATCGTCTGCGGGCTGGTCATGCTCGTCAGTTCGGTTCGTAGGGCGGTGGAGTGGTGGGGTGATAGGGAGTGGCGGAAGAAGCAAGGGTTGTCGGACTCGGACGTGCGTGAGCTAGTGGAAGAGCAGCAGGCACGCCGGGTGTGGCGGGAGCGTCGGCGTACGCACTACGAATAAGCGGGCGGACATCGAATCGAAAGGAAATGGTGGCTGATCACGATGGGTGAGGTTTTTGCGGTTGAGGTGCTGCTGATCCCGCTGGGCGTGGTGTTTGTGGCCATGCTGGTGGGCTGGTGGATGACGCGGCGGATTCGGAACCGGCGGATTGATCGGCGGCGTCCGGCGGTGCAGGGGGCGAGGCATGAGCGGGCGTCGTCGTCGGGAGCGCCGTGGCCGGTGCGCCCCTATGTGATCAGCACGATCACGGCCAGCACGATCACGAAGGAATTCGAGGAGGAAAGCGCCGTTCAAGAGTGGTTGGTCTCGTGGCCACAGTTAGAGGAATGGGGGCAACAAGCCTCGAAGACGCCGGGGGTGGCGGCTATGGCGGTGTATGAGGACCAGGGGGCGCGGATCAGTACGGCGTGGACGTGGGAGGACGGGAAGTTGGCGGGCAAGACCGTGTATCCCTGGTCGTGGCAGTCAGCGCTGAGGACTCATGGATCTAGTGACAGTAGCGGCAAAGACAGCCACTGAGGGAAAGGACATTCTTATGCACCATGCTGCGGGTGTCGGTGTCACCGATACGCATGTTCTGCTGGCCTTTGCTGCACTGGCCATCTTCATACCCGCCTACCTGTGGTATCGGGGCAGGCAAGACGACAAGTGGCGGGCGGAGAGCGCGGAGCGGTACGACGCTCTTAAGCCCCGTTTCGCCGATCAGTCCGCAGATCATTACGTCGTCGGGGCTTTGGGCGGCGAGTCGCACGTGATCGAGACGTTTGATGCGGACGCTGTGGATCTGGCCATTGAGGAGTCACTGCACAACGGTGGCAAGGAGGTCTATCTCTCGGGCAAGGACGGCAGGACACGGGTGTACCTGCGTGGTCATCTGCGCCGGACCTTCCGCTGATGACGGTGTTCGTGGTCATCGCGCTGCTGGTGGGGGCGGTGGTGGTCTTCA
This window contains:
- the istB gene encoding IS21-like element helper ATPase IstB yields the protein MRMPYLRKAAPDVLATAKAQRWDPAEVLRVLLNEEITGRSAASRRNRRKSAGFPSGKTFCTWSEEESSIPAPTQSSLKTLEFIGRAENLVIAGPSGTGKSHYVEALSHAAIEADLRVAWFTLETLTQTMARAKVDGSTARTVARICRSDLIVVDDIGLLPAGQDAAEAFYRIVDAAYERRSIAVTSNIHPSGFDTIMPKTLATATVDRLLHHAHLVQTNGDSHRLAEALSGRGVVPLT